CTTGGGTAACACCAAGTGGAGGTCCGCACCGACCGATGTTGAAAAATCGGCGGATGAGGTGTGGTTAGGGGTGAAATGCCAATCGAACCCGGAGCTAGCTGGTTCTCCCCGAAATGTGTTTAGGCGCAGCGGTTGAGGTTTAAGTCGGGGGGTAAAGCACTGTTTCGGTGCGGGCTGCGAGAGCGGTACCAAATCGAGACAAACTCTGAATACCCGATGTACACTCAGCCAGTGAGACGGTGGGGGATAAGCTTCATCGTCGAAAGGGAAACAGCCCAGACCACCAGCTAAGGCCCCCAAATGGGCACTAAGTGATTAAGGAGGTGGGAGTGCAAAGACAACCAGGAGGTTTGCCTAGAAGCAGCCATCCTTGAAAGAGTGCGTAATAGCTCACTGGTCAAGCGCTCCTGCGCCGAAAATGAACGGGGCTAAGTGTCCTGCCGAAGCTGTGGGATAGAATTTCTATCGGTAGGGGAGCGTTCTTAATTGGGCGAAGCAGTAGCGGCAAGCAGCTGTGGACGATTAAGAAGTGAGAATGTCGGCTTGAGTAGCGAAAATATTGGTGAGAATCCAATACCCCGAAACCCTAAGGGTTCCTCTGGAAGGCTCGTCCACGGAGGGTTAGTCAGGACCTAAGGCGAGGGCGAAAGCCGTAGTCGATGGACAACGGGTTAACATTCCCGTACCGTTAGCGGTTGGTGCCGGGGGACGAAGTAGGTTTCTAACCAGCCAGGTATTGGTAGTCCTGGTGTAAGTAACCAAGGTGTTGATGGGCGGCGAAAACGCCCGGAGCCGAGGTGCGAGTCCGACCTCCTACGGGAGGGAAGTGGTGGAAATCAGGCTTCCTAGAAAAGCCCGAAACACCATAAACCGTTAATGCCTGTACCCGAAACCGACACAGGTAGGGTGGTAGAGTATACCGAGGGGCGCGAGATAACTCTCTCTAAGGAACTCGGCAAAATGACCCCGTAACTTCGGGAGAAGGGGTACCCACGAGAGTGGGTCGCAGTGAAGAGATCCAGGCGACTGTTTACCAAAAACACAGGTCTCCGCTAAGTCGCAAGACGATGTATGGGGGCTGACGCCTGCCCAGTGCCGGAAGGTTAAGGAAGTTGGTTAGCCCATTGGGCGAAGCTAGCGACCGAAGCCCCGGTGAACGGCGGCCGTAACTATAACGGTCCTAAGGTAGCGAAATTCCTTGTCGGGTAAGTTCCGACCCGCACGAAAGGCGTAACGATCTGGATACTGTCTCGGAGAGAGACTCGGCGAAATAGGATTGTCTGTGAAGATACGGACTGCCTGCACTTGGACAGAAAGACCCTATGAAGCTTTACTGTAGCCTGGAATTGGGTCCGGGCTTCGCTTGCGCAGGATAGGTGGGAGGCGATGAACCTGCCCTCGTGGGGGCAGGGGAGCCATCGGTGAGATACCACTCTGGCGAAGCTAGGATTCTAACCTAGACCCGTCAACCGGGATAGGAACAGTTTCAGGTGGGCAGTTTGACTGGGGCGGTCGCCTCCTAAAAGGTAACGGAGGCGCGCAAAGGTTCCCTCAAGCTGGTTGGAAATCAGCCGTAGAGTGTAAAGGCAAAAGGGAGCTTGACTGTAAGAGTGACAACTCAAGCAGGGACGAAAGTCGGCCTTAGTGATCCGACGGCACTGAGTGGAAGGGCCGTCGCTCAACGGATAAAAGTTACTCTAGGGATAACAGGCTGATCTCCCCCAAGAGTCCACATCGACGGGGAGGTTTGGCACCTCGATGTCGGCTCATCGCAACCTGGGGCGGAAGTACGTCCCAAGGGTTGGGCTGTTCGCCCATTAAAGCGGTACGTGAGCTGGGTTCAGAACGTCGTGAGACAGTTCGGTCCATATCCGGTGCAGGCGTAAGAGCATTGAGAGGAGCCTTCCTTAGTACGAGAGGACCGGGAAGGACGCACCTCTGGTGTACCAGTTATCGTGCCAACGGTAAACGCTGGGTAGCCATGTGCGGAGCGGATAACCGCTGAAAGCATCTAAGTGGGAAGCCCACCTCAAGATGAGTGCTCTCACTGGGTTAACCAGGTAAGGTCACAGGAAGAACACCTGTTCTTAGGCGTTAGGTGGAAGCGCAGCAATGTGTGCAGCCGAGACGTACTAACCGACCGAGGGCTTGACCTTCTATTATTCTCTCTCGCTGTGCAGTCTTGAGGGTTCTTCTTTTCACAAGAACCACAAGCTTGTCTGGTGTCTCTGGCGCAATGGCTCCACTCCGAACCCATCCCGAACTCGGCTGTGAAACTTTGCTGCGGCGAAGATACTTTGGGGGTTGCCCCCTGGAAAAATAGCTCGATGCCAGACTTCTTCTTTTATAAAGTCCTCTTTTCCGTAAGAAAAGAGGGCTTTATGGTTTTTTTAATGTGTTGTGTTTAGTCTGTGGCGAGGGTTTTTTCTTTTTTTCTGTTCTTTAGTAAGTACGTCATCATTTCACCCTTACCTTTAACCTGAATCGTACCTCGCTCTTCAAACTGATATTTATCCCGCAAATGTTGATAGGTTGAGGCACTCACTTGAATTCCCCCAGGAACTCCGTGGGATTCCATGCGGCTAGCGGTATTAACCGCATCCCCCCATAAGTCATAGATAAACTTTTTTGTGCCAATCACTCCAGCAACCACTGGTCCAGTGTTAATGCCAATTCGGATTTTAAACGGTTCACCATATTTAGCGCTAAATTGAGCCACTTGCTGTTGCATCTCTAATGCCATATCCGCGATCGCGTCGGCATGATTATCGCAGGGTGTGGGTAATCCGCCGACAACCATATAAGCATCGCCAATGGTTTTAATTTTCTCCAACCCATAAGTTTCGGTAAGCTGATCAAAGGCGGAAAAAATTTCATTGAGTAATTGTACTAATTCTGTTGCCGATATCCGTTGCGAAAGCTGGGTAAACCCCACGATATCCGCAAATAATACTGTCGCCTCCGTGAAGCTATCCGCAATCGTCTGCTGGTTTTGTTTCAAGCGATCGGCAATCGGTTTAGGTAAGATATTTAGCAGCAGGAGTTCTGATTTTTCTCGTTCTGCCTCAATCTCAGCCGTGTAATGTAGCGATCGCACAATATACATAACCAATGTTCCGGTTAATAGCAAGCCACTCAACAAGGTTACTCCAGCCAGAGGCGGAATTCCCCAACCTGAATTTTGTGGTATTTCCCAGAAACTGAGTGACAATTGCTGATCAGCCACTTGAATCGGGTGGGTATAAATGAGATGGTTACGGCAAGATGATAGATCAGGCTTCATCTCAACCGTTTTTGTCTGGGATTGATACAGCGCCAGATAACGTTCTGGAGAGGGTAAAGACGGATCAGATAGGCAAAAATTCAGCGTATCAATCTGTAGCCCTTTCAGTGAAGTCGTGATAATTTCCTCTAAAGAATAAACCCCAATCATTGCACCCCGAAAAGCCTGACGGCGAGTTTCAGGTGTATTGTGAGGCATATCATTATGGTAAAGCGGTAGTAAAATAGTCAGACTATCTGGCGGTTTACCAGGTATCTTTAGCTTAGTCGTAGCGACTAATTGTCCGGTCATACGTGCTTTTTCCAGTAGAGATTTACCCACGGGATGAGACGCCAGATCAAAGCCAATGACATCCTGTTGCGGAGAAAACGTAATCGGAAAATAATCTGGACGCGCCTTAGCGATAACCTGTTTTTTTACGGGATGGTATTCATAAATCGAAAAATTGGCAAACCCCATTTCTGCCATCTGTGCTTCATAACTGGGGCGTTCCTTAGCTGACACAGGTTTAAGCCAACCCAGAGTCAAAATGCCTGAATGGATAGAAAGAAAATGCTGGGTAAACGCTTCATAATCATCTTGCTGCACCTGATCAGACGCTTCGTGAAACGCGCTCAAGGATACAACCATATAATAATATTCATCAATTTTACGCTGGAATGTGGTTGTCAGGTTATCGGTTTGTTGTTGCAATTGTAGTCTAGTTTGGTGGTTTGCCCATTTCCCAGCCGTTACAGTTGCGGCAATTGACAGTCCAATTCCCACAGCAAGGGTTAACCCAACGGGAATATAGCGATGAATCTTAGACAATAAGGGTGTATCGGTTTTAATCATCAGCCAAGCACTTCCATTAATTAACCTGGCACAAGAGACTGAACCCATGAGTACGGTGTCACGAAACTCAAGATTCAAAAGGCTTACAGGGCAAGCGTTTCGGTAACTTTGAATAATTGCTTTATTTCCACCGCGCCGTACTCATCAATTGTCAGAACAGTTCAAAATACCAGTTTTACTGTGATGACACCCTGCTTTACTATTGACGCAAAGGATTTAATTGTCAAGATAGGAAGATAAAGAGTAGCTCATACTTGACTCCTGTTTAACTATCGAATCAAATCATCTTAATCTTCTGTCTCCTGGGCTTTGTCCTCTGCTTTATCTTCACGAAATAACACTATGAATCCGGACGTTTTTTTGCGGTCAAAAAATAAGTCATCATTTCTCCCTTCCCTTTCACCGGAATGATTCCCCGTTCTTGAAACACATAGTTATCCTGTAAATGCTGATACGTCGCTGCTGTCACTTGAATTGTACCCGGAATTCCATGAGATTCCATGCGGCTAGCTGTATTTACGGCATCCCCCCATAAGTCGTAAATAAACTTTTTCGTGCCAATAACGCCAGCTACCACCGATCCAGTATTAATACCAATGCGAATACTGAGTTCAGCATGATGCTTTTGATTAAACTGTTGAATTTCTTGTTGCATATCCAGCGCCATTTCTGCGATCGCGGCGGCATGATCAGGGTGTGGTTTGGGTAATCCACTGGCAACCATATAAGCATCGCCAATCGTTTTAATTTTCTCCAAATTATGCTTCTCGGTCAGGTGATCAAATGCTGAGAATATCTCATTGAGTAAGTTAACTAATTCTGTTGGTGAGATTCGTTCCGATAGTTGGGTAAAGCCAACTATATCCGCAAATAAAATAGTAACCTCTGTAAAACCATCAGCAATACAAGTTTGGTTTTGTTTCAATCGCCCCGCAATAGGTTCCGGTAAAATATTCAGCAATAAACGCTCAGACTTTTCTTGTTCAACCCGCAATATTTCCGCCGTCCGCTTGCGTTCGGCAATTTCCCAGAAAATTCGCTGAAACATCTGATTAAAGGCTGTCATGACATCACCTAATTCATCATGGCGCTGAACGGATAAAGCATAGAAATTGAGATTTAACGTATCTTGGCTAATGGATTCTCCGACGGCAATTAAGTCTTGACGAAGTTGTAGGATAGGGACAATTACGGTTTTTCCTAAAACTAACATGGTTGTTCCGGTAACAAACACTGATATTAACAAGACTAAACCCGCAATTCTTAGGGTAAAGGCGTATAACTTGGGTTGAATCGAGGACGCATCATGACGAATAATAATTATGTAGGGTTTTCCTAGTTGTTGGGCTGACCAAGCCAAATCATATCGTTGATTCTGTAACTTATAAAGGCGCTGAATATCAGCATGTTTAAGATCCTCGAATGTAAGGGTTGGTGATTCACCAAATTTTCCCATCAGTTGTCCATTTGCGTGGTAAATAGTAACGCCTAAAATAACCTGAGAACCACGAGTTAACTGTTCAATTTTTTCGTAAAATACAATCGTGGACATATTTTTTTGCGTCAACCGCACGACACTCTCAACTACTTCTCCGGAAACGTCTTCCAATTGGTTGAGGAGTTCATGCTTACGCCGATAATAAGAGGGAATTAAAATAAGAGTTTCGATAACAATAAGGCAGATAAATACCCAGAGGGTAATTCGCTGAGATAAACGAGACTGAAATAAGCTTAATAATTTTAACCAGTTAGATGACATCAAAATTTTTCTGGAATAAATTTTCGTAATTATTGTGATATCACCCTGGTTAGTAAATTTGTCGTAAAGGCTTTAGCCTAAATTTTGTTAGGTGTATTGGCATAACACCAACCAACAAACCGACCTAAAGGTTTGTCGTCAGCTCTGGCATTGTAAGGCACTAAAGTGCTGACTACGAACGAAGTTTATCCTCCTGATTGAGGTATGCCACATTAATTTGAAAATCGCCTGAGAAAAAAGGTAGAATTCGATAAATAATGATTATAGTATATATGCCTACCTAATTGCCAATTTTTGTAAGACATTATGAATCTATAAAAACAGCGGTTAATGCTTCAAGGCGCAACGCGATCGCTAAAACCAAATATCTTCGGTAAAATCTCAATGGTAGTCGTTATCCTCAACGCTTGTGAGTTCTCATCCCACCAACCCAATCCCGACTCCTCCAGACTCAGCCATCCCCAACTCCATATTCCCCGGAGAAGTCTTTGCTAAGACGGCGGAGTTTGATCTGTATATCCGGCAACTCTTACCACGTTATGATGAAATGTTAGCGAGCATCGCACGCTGTATCCCGTCTCAGGCGAAACGTATACTGGATTTGGGGTGTGGGACTGGCGAATTGAGTTTCAAGGTACTTCAGCGCTGTCGAGATGTCCAAGTCGTCGGCGTGGATTATTCTCCCCGGATGATCGAGTTTGCCACAACCAAGCTAGAGACAGCCGGATATCGTCAACAGTGGACAGGTATTGAAGGAGATTTTGGTGATTGGGCAAATCATCAGTTATCGGTGGGAGGAGGTTTTGATGCTTGTGTTTCCTCTTTAGCTATTCATCATTTGACGGATGAAATGAAGGTAAAACTGTTTACTAAAATTCGGGAAAGCCTCAACCCTGGCGGTGTGTTTTGGAATGCTGATCCGGTGGTTCCTGAATCACCAATTTTGTCAGAAGCCTATAAGCATATTCGCGAGGAATGGTGTGTAAAACAGGGAACCACGTTAACCGAAGTCAGGACGAAAACAGGTAAAAGTATTCCTTACGGTTCTTCTCAACCGGATCAATTAGTTACATTAGCCGCCCATCTAGATATGTTGAAAGCGGCTGGGTTTAAATCTGTAGCTGTACCTTGGAAATATTATGGGTTAGCCGTATTTGGTGGAGAAAAGACAGAAGGAAAAGGGTAGCAGGGGAGCAGAGGTTGTAGAGACTCCCCCGGTTGGCGTGAAGCTTTCGTTATAGCGCTTTTCAAGTCAGTGAGGTATACAGACAGATCCCCGACTTCTTCCAGAAGTCGGGGATCTTGCTTAATCTCGCCAGATGTTTCATGAGTGTTCCTTCACTTCGTTGATGACTCCGCGAACCATGGCGCGATCGCTTCCTGAGAAGAATGGCATTATAAATTAAAGAGGATAGGGAAATAGGGGCGATGGCAAAGAATTCTCACCGACCAAAAAAGGATGACGCCGTTCTCGGCGGTAAAAATCCACCCCCAACTAAAGGCGTAGTCTTAGGTGGTATTGCTGGGGTAAGGATGCGTTTAACCTCTCCTGTGGTGGAACAACGTTTAGCCGCTATGACTGAAGCCATCGCCTATGGGGAAGCGGGGTTAAATTTAGTGGAGGACGCTTTTTTGCAAGATGAATCCCCACGGGTAAAACAAGCCGCACTCTTAATCCTGTGGAATAAGAAACAACCGTGGGTTCAACAAGCCATTAAACATTATGTCCCGGCTAATCGGGTAGCCTGGTGGTGGTTAAATGAAACCGAAGGGGACATCGCGGCGGATAGTGTGGGGGGAAATGATGGCACAATTAAGGGGGCGACGCCAGTGACGATGGTTCCTGGTCGAATGCCGGGATTAGGTGGTGCGGCACATCCGGATGAGGTGAATTCGGAGTCTTATCGCTTTGTGGAATATGTTCTACCTCAAGGGTTAGGGAGTGCGCTGCAATTTGATGGGGATGACTATGTGGAAATTCCCCATGGAGCAGCCCTGAATTTTGGGGTTGGGGATTTCTCGATTGGTGTGGGTGTTAAAAC
The nucleotide sequence above comes from Coleofasciculus chthonoplastes PCC 7420. Encoded proteins:
- a CDS encoding class I SAM-dependent methyltransferase is translated as MSSHPTNPIPTPPDSAIPNSIFPGEVFAKTAEFDLYIRQLLPRYDEMLASIARCIPSQAKRILDLGCGTGELSFKVLQRCRDVQVVGVDYSPRMIEFATTKLETAGYRQQWTGIEGDFGDWANHQLSVGGGFDACVSSLAIHHLTDEMKVKLFTKIRESLNPGGVFWNADPVVPESPILSEAYKHIREEWCVKQGTTLTEVRTKTGKSIPYGSSQPDQLVTLAAHLDMLKAAGFKSVAVPWKYYGLAVFGGEKTEGKG
- a CDS encoding adenylate/guanylate cyclase domain-containing protein yields the protein MGSVSCARLINGSAWLMIKTDTPLLSKIHRYIPVGLTLAVGIGLSIAATVTAGKWANHQTRLQLQQQTDNLTTTFQRKIDEYYYMVVSLSAFHEASDQVQQDDYEAFTQHFLSIHSGILTLGWLKPVSAKERPSYEAQMAEMGFANFSIYEYHPVKKQVIAKARPDYFPITFSPQQDVIGFDLASHPVGKSLLEKARMTGQLVATTKLKIPGKPPDSLTILLPLYHNDMPHNTPETRRQAFRGAMIGVYSLEEIITTSLKGLQIDTLNFCLSDPSLPSPERYLALYQSQTKTVEMKPDLSSCRNHLIYTHPIQVADQQLSLSFWEIPQNSGWGIPPLAGVTLLSGLLLTGTLVMYIVRSLHYTAEIEAEREKSELLLLNILPKPIADRLKQNQQTIADSFTEATVLFADIVGFTQLSQRISATELVQLLNEIFSAFDQLTETYGLEKIKTIGDAYMVVGGLPTPCDNHADAIADMALEMQQQVAQFSAKYGEPFKIRIGINTGPVVAGVIGTKKFIYDLWGDAVNTASRMESHGVPGGIQVSASTYQHLRDKYQFEERGTIQVKGKGEMMTYLLKNRKKEKTLATD
- a CDS encoding adenylate/guanylate cyclase domain-containing protein — encoded protein: MSSNWLKLLSLFQSRLSQRITLWVFICLIVIETLILIPSYYRRKHELLNQLEDVSGEVVESVVRLTQKNMSTIVFYEKIEQLTRGSQVILGVTIYHANGQLMGKFGESPTLTFEDLKHADIQRLYKLQNQRYDLAWSAQQLGKPYIIIIRHDASSIQPKLYAFTLRIAGLVLLISVFVTGTTMLVLGKTVIVPILQLRQDLIAVGESISQDTLNLNFYALSVQRHDELGDVMTAFNQMFQRIFWEIAERKRTAEILRVEQEKSERLLLNILPEPIAGRLKQNQTCIADGFTEVTILFADIVGFTQLSERISPTELVNLLNEIFSAFDHLTEKHNLEKIKTIGDAYMVASGLPKPHPDHAAAIAEMALDMQQEIQQFNQKHHAELSIRIGINTGSVVAGVIGTKKFIYDLWGDAVNTASRMESHGIPGTIQVTAATYQHLQDNYVFQERGIIPVKGKGEMMTYFLTAKKRPDS
- a CDS encoding LamG-like jellyroll fold domain-containing protein — its product is MAKNSHRPKKDDAVLGGKNPPPTKGVVLGGIAGVRMRLTSPVVEQRLAAMTEAIAYGEAGLNLVEDAFLQDESPRVKQAALLILWNKKQPWVQQAIKHYVPANRVAWWWLNETEGDIAADSVGGNDGTIKGATPVTMVPGRMPGLGGAAHPDEVNSESYRFVEYVLPQGLGSALQFDGDDYVEIPHGAALNFGVGDFSIGVGVKTRRRGLEVILDKRVETSGSVQGYCLYLHHGRLGLQLADGIESAWTNYDSQCFIADDHWHYLMVTVDRDATDGGRWYVDGFELGNRFNPMGQQGSLNNFKPLRLGQRSDHPSSPGFFQGRMSDVQLFNRSLAAPEILAVYHKVGVKGTRSGFIHK